In Paroedura picta isolate Pp20150507F chromosome 15, Ppicta_v3.0, whole genome shotgun sequence, the genomic window TTGCTTGTGAAAACTTGGTCCAGTACAACTTGGTCCAGGCAACTGGTGCATATAAGGGATGGATCACCTCCTCTGTTTTAGAGGCAATGCAGTGTGATGGTGTCAGCTAGATCGCCAACACCACCAACAGAGACCTTCAGTGCCACCCACGCTACCTGGAACCAGAATGCACACAAAGTTGTGGTGAAAGAACTGACAGCACTCCCCTAGCTGTTGCGTGGCAAATTCTCCCGGGAGCAAAAATCTGCAAAGATGTAGGTACTGGACCAGGCTAGGGGATCGATTCAGAGCACCAGCTCTCGAGTTTGAGACCTACAGCTTTCTGGTTCTTGCACAGCTCCTGGGAACAGGCAGGGGGCAGATCCCCAACCTAGAGCTCATCCTGCAAGGATGGAGCTCGAGGAGAATCCAGAGAGGAACCTCAAAAGCAAAGCAAACGTCTGTTTGTTGAGCGTGCACCTGCTTTTGTCATTTGAAGCGTTAAATCTGAGAGCGAACTAAAGCTGTGGGCGTGCGAGGCAGAGGGAAGACAGCAGAAGCCACAAGAAAACTGCCGCACAAGCCACAGacatgcctccttccttccttccttcctccctccctccctccctccctccctccctccagtcagCTGTCTCATGATCACTTGCTCCTTCCACCCAATATGTCCTGGCTACGTTTTCTCTCCAGCTAAAAAGTGGACTTCAGTTTTCCATTAAATTCTAAGCACCGCCCTCGAATATTACGAGCTATGCTTTGAAGCGCTACTGGGCTAACCGTATCTCAAGGAATTGTCTTAGTCCTAGCAATGCCCTCTGGGAAAAGGGTGAAGCAGCAGGCTCTTCTGCCCTGGCTAGCTgttggaagggggagagaggccaGTAAGCCATTGGGCACTCAAGATCTCCCCATTGTTGATTTTCTAATATCCGTGCAGGGCATGAGGACCTGCCCCCGACAGTGACTGAAGTTACCTAAGAAACAATGCTCCCGACTGCCCTAACGTGTGAGGAGGCCCCTCCGCATATCCGGCCACGTCCTCCAcgaagagtccaggagcccctcgGCCCCGTGTCTCGGGTGCACGTGCTCATTTCAGGACTCATTCGGCCGCTCCATATTGCAGAGCTTCTCCGTCCCATGCCAGGTCCTTCTCTGCCACCGTTCTGCTTGGCTGAATCTGAAAGGAAGAGACAGCTTGGTAGAGGACGCTGGCAACGTTTGCCGCTTGGATGGCCCCTGATGAGGGCCGAAAGGAAGCGCGAGTAAATTTTGCAAGtacgttttttttaaatgctgacaAGGCACATTCCATCCCATGGTGCTAGCTGCCCTTCAACTGCTGAGAAGAACGGCCAATGAGTAAAGCCAGGGGAGGCAGCATACAGGGCCGATTCCAAACGCCAACAACTCACTAGAGCTGCAGCAAGCAGGTggaatagatttatttatttatttatttatcatacttctataccgccctccccggaggctcagataaCTCCTCAAGCTGACCATCCAGGCTTCAGAGATAAACTTAGAAGGGGCCTGCATGTAAAAGCCCTCTCTCAGAAACGTGAGCTGGGCAGTAGCAGGAGAGGCTGAGATGTGAACTAAGATCTTTGTTCAAATTCACCTCTTACCACAAACACCCCTCTGGCTTTGGACAAGGCACTGCTTCCATCTGTCTCTGGTTTTGGACAAGGCATTGTTTCCGTCCGGCTTGGAGCGAGGCAACATTTCCGTCTGCCCGAGCACTCCTGACTACAAGAAGGCCCCCATGCTTTGGGACAGGTGTTCAACCAGCCTGATTCCATCTGGCATTTATTCCCTGCTTGTTTTAAGTCACCTGCACTGCTGGGCTTGTATGTTGCTACTCATTCCATTGTTTGCTTTTTCATTGCTCCTTGTATgacttgagggttttttttagttcTCCTAGTTACGTATTCTAacttcaagagagccagtgtggcccaAAGCTTGAAGTGCAGGACTCCGCTACAAAACCTCCTAGTAATCATCAGCTGGCCACTCAATCTCTCAGCAGAACCTACCCCattagagaaaaataaaacccagaGAAAAAAAGACCAGATTTGCTGACCCAAGAGGTTCAGAGGATGGCTAGGATCAAAAAgcagatagggagggagggagattcatTTACAGAAGGAAGGTGGGACAAGGATTTCCCAAACAAAACAGAGTAATGCACTGGTCTGCTTGTCAGGGATCAGCGTCTGGTGTTCAAGGATTCCAAAGTAAATTATGTGAAGCATTTTGAGTTCTGAAAGAGTTGTTTAAATGCTGAATAATATTCTCCTTCCCAAGAGTTGTGTGCCAGACAGAAGCAGCTTCAGCAAAACTCAGCTACACATCTCTGGTCCGGGGCTAGGAGGGAGGTCATTCTCAGTCTGTGTAGCACCTTCTTCCTTGGCACTTCCAGGTCTATTTGCGGAATGCAGGACTTGACCTTCCAAGTTTCCCCCCTTCTATACAAACTCCTTTCATCATCTGTAACCTTTACCAAAGTCCCTTTGTGGAGGTAGCTCCTTAGTTCTGCCTTTGCCTGAGATGGCCAGGAAATCTACACCCTCATAAGGATGTAAACAGAACAGTTGTAAAGCTTCCTTTCTCAGCAGGCTTTTGGCTGATTCACGGCGCTTTGAAACTTTGTTTGGCCCATTTGCGGTTGTCTGTTTCGTTGTGAACTCTTCAGCAGATCAGCATCagtaaacaaatcaataaaaccgAGGGGATTTTTTCAAGCACTACAAAAACCCCTCCAATGATAAGCAAATGGGCTCTTGGAAGTCATTTTGTGTAgcccaaaaaattaaaaaacagggGCAAGATCACAGCTTGGGATCATGAGGTGCTGTCTTGGCTCTAGAATCCAATTTAATTGTTCCTATTAGGAAAGatatgagccttttgtggcgcagggtgataaggcagccgacatgctgtcagaagctctgaccatgaggctgggagttcgatcccagcagccggctcaaggttgactcagccttctatccttccgaggtcggtaaaatgagcttgctggggggtaaacggtaatgcctggggaagggaatggcaaaccaccctgtattgagtctgccatgaaagcgctagacggcatcaccccaagggtcagacatgatccagtgcttgcacaggggatacctttacctttattaggaAAGATAATCCAGGCTAACTGTTCTTGTcaaatcctggaagctaagcagggatggccctgggCGAGAGACCATCGATCCAAGGAAGGCCAGGTTTGCTGAAGAACTGAAGACACAGCTCTGGAATAAGCTCTGACTTGTGCGTTCAACCCTGGAGTGTTCAAGCACACAGCAAAGTTCCTGCCAACTGAAAGAGCTACGAAGTCTTACCTGGAAGTGCTGGCTAAGGCCAACTATGGATTGCATTGCGTGGCTGTAATACCCCAGGAGAAACTGTCCTCCTTCTCTGGGGAGCCCTTCGGTGCTGAGATAAACCTAAGGAGAAAAGGCAGGAGCTGCTTGGCAATCACATCAGAGAAGAAGAAGCCAACACTGACCCCTCCTGGCTGTTTGCCCCTCACCTGTTTAGCATCCTCCCTGGAGGAAATCTCATTGTCTTGCACCCAGGCATAGACCACGTAGTCATTCGCATGCCTGAAGGTCACCTGCAAGAGAGATTTTTCAAAAAGTTGCCATGAGCTTCTCGCAACCTCATTCCCACTCTGAGAACATACCTAAGAACAACTGGTATTGGAATGGTTGACACCCTGGGAGTTCTGCCCTGAGGCGCTGGGGAGCAGGAGAAGGAGTTAATGAggttctatttctttttatttgctgCCAGACTACACTTGGGTTTTAATAGTTTaaatgttgtgggtttttttatctTTGTAAGTAGGGAAGTaagtaaacaagcaaacaagtaCGGCAAGATGCCTGTACAAGATCGCCGTGAGCCTCCTGAGACAGAGATCTCCTTAACCCTAATCTCTGTCCTCTATGGCAGAACGGGAATCCGGGACTACTAGATCAAAAGCCAAACCTCTCCTCGCTATACTGGTGAGTCTCTTTGAAAACTAGAATTCTGTCTAAGACTGACATGGACTAATTCTCTCTGCGTGCCTCAATTTGTTACTGCCACAggtctccccctgctccttggctttccAGCTCTTGGCTCACAATGAGGCAGTCCATGGGGCTTTgtgtttgtgcccccccccaaaaaaacccccaaataaaCCCAAAGTCAAACCCTAACACAGAACACGGCAGGCTTTTGCCTTATGAAAGCCATCATGGCCCTCTCTTGTCCAGTCATTCCTCAGCACAGGACCTCAAATCTGAACTGGGTGTGCTTGGGAAGGAGACAGTCTTCAGCACTGCCCACCAGGCTGCATACGGAGGGCCCAGGGAGCAGATGCTCATACGACCAGCAGCACCTCTGCTAATCTGCAAAGTGCTTAGTGGCTTCATCAGAGACTAACTCTGGGGTCCCCAACGTGATGCCCACTGACTCTTTTCCTGgcgcctgccaagtgtttttagaaaagggGCGGGATCAGACAGGGCGCttgcccagcatggcttctgacaGGCCATGAGTGGTCAGATGGGCTGTGCAGAAGCTGACGCCAAAGCCCTGGTTTTATCCGCTCACCCCCCTTTCCCAGTACATTTTATAAGTTACCCTGGATCTTCCCTCCACTTGGATTTCCTCAGTGTGTGTGCGTGGCTCATCTCCTGCAGAGcccattttgtagttgtgcccGTCCCCCTGTGCCAGAGTTCTGAAGAGGCCCGTGGGCTCAAAAagaggttggggactcctgaacTAACTTCTCCACAGCTGCTGATTCCATTAGACCTAAACTCATTAATCCTACAGTGCCTCTCCTCAGCACAAGGTTACCTTGTACAGGCCGATCCAGTCCCAGGCACTGTGTTGAAATTCGGGAAGAGCCGAATAGCTGACGACGGCATCCTGATCCGGGCTCCAGTCACCCACGGGATGTAGGGTGACCAACGGGATGGATACCAACGGCTTCAGCTAAAGAGGACAAGGAAAAAAACAGGTGCTGACGGTGCCTGCACTGCCCGGTACTATCCCCAGGCCCAGAACTCTTGGCCGCTGAGTAACAattcccaggggggagggggggggggctgcagctggcaagaaggaaaaggaaaccaagtgACCCTCAATGCTAAGAAGGGACTGAGAAAGAGTTCTCCAGTTCCATGATGGCTTGCAAGCGCCTATGCTGGCAAGAGGTTGTAACACAAGGCAGGATGGAGCCCATACGTTGTGAAGAGCAGACCCAGTTGAATAAGCCTTCTGTAAAGATGGCTTTACAGACCAGACACCAGGCCTGCATAGCCTGTTCAGCCCCCCTCTGGCCTAACAAAAGGTAAGCCAACATTCACAGCCCAAGGGGAAcaagccccgccccgccccgcctacCTCCAGCCCAAAGGTCCCCGTCACAGGCTTGTGATCGCTGATGCTGTAGCTCATGTGGCTGGCGTAGCTGTGCAGAGACACAGAAATGGCCTGCTTTTCTGGCACCTCCCCTGCTTCTGAAGCATAGGGCAAGAGGCTCTTCACCCTCCACAGAATCCGATCCGTCCAAGCGGGCTTCCGTTTCTTCCCACTACGGAAAAAAAAGGACAGGGAGCAAaagggaggcaggaagaacagaccCGTTTCTTGCACATATCTTCTACCGGGCTCAGCAAAAGCGACAGAGGACCAAAGGCACTGCAGTGACAAAGCAATTATAGGAAGCCACAATTGCGTTACACGGACACAGCAGATCTctaagggaggaacagaggagggGATTTTCATCAACTGTGAATCAACATTAATCATCAGAGCATCTAGAGGGGAAAACAGCCGCTTTTCCACCCACGGCCGGCAACTTGGGAAGTTGCTAAGGGAGTGTTAGCGGTACTCAAAAGGCCACGTCACTGCCAAGTGCTTGGGGGAGGGCTGACCACAATTAGGATGGTGCATCTtggatatttcccccccccctccccagttttggaCACGGCACCCATCAGCAGGAACATCAAGAGAATGGTTTCCTACAGGGAaattgggagagagagaggcaaacaaTTGGCCCCAAGACACCAGCCTGGCTCACATCCAGAAAGCTGTCAGAAAGGCATGCAAGGAGAACCGCCCACTGGATTCTTATCTCCTGAGGAGTCAACATCCTCACTCCCTTCCCACCTGAAGGGCTTGACAGGATTTACGTTCTTTGCCACAAATCAAACAACCCAGCCTTGAATGCTGCCTGGACCAAGGCAAGCAAAGCCCGACTGACTCAACAGCATCCAGCAGAGAGGCAGACAATGCTCTCCAGCGGTGCCCGGCAGCCCTCCTGTCTCCTCCTGCCCACTCAGGAGACCAAGTGGAAATGCAAGAGTGCCACAGGAGGAGAATGGAGACCAACCCTGAATAAAGCACGGGGGTTCCAAGACATCAGTTGCATgatgtatgggggaggggggtggggagactacATTCCCTGCAGCACACAAAAAGTGAGTGGCTCTTTTGCTGTTAGAACAAATTGCCACAATGAGGTTGGGTTTCTAGCCGCAGAGAAAAGAGCGATAGCAACAGCTTGGAAGCCAGGGATAATCTAACAGGTTACAATTCCAGACTTGGGAGAGAATCACAGGGAGAGCTCCTTACTTAAACCAAAGCAGCATCTTCTGTGCCCTGGAAATACAAACCGATATTAGCACAAACTGTCCATCCTTCCTCCTCCACTTGGGACTCTCTTGGAGCTGCTGAGAAGCCTGTTTGTCTTGAGGAGGCCAGCCCTGCCCCCTCTTTTCCCCACAGGCCCCTTTCTTCTTGGGCCTCGTGGCCTACTGCTTCAACCTCGGAAATCCGTGAGCCAGGTTACACAATGGGTGATGCCCCGCAGCATTTACCTGGTGTCGTACTCATTGGAGTAGAGGTCAAATTTGTAGGTTGGTTTGAACTGTAAAGGCCCCTCTCGGAATTCCTGAAgaaaggtttctttctttttggccATGTTTAGCTGAATGAACAAGAAGAAGCTGCTTAGGAACACCAATGGCCTGGCTGAAGCAAATGACAGGCCGCTGGCCTCTTTCCATTGTcatggtgggaggggagaagagacgTAAGAGGAACAGGCTGGACAAGTCCAAGCACTTTTCCAGCCAACAATCCCAAATAGATATGGACCGATATTTAGGTGACATCCCAAACAGCACTGTAAATGTATGAAAAAGCTGCCATAAATTCATGTACAGGTATGTAAGATCGGGCCAAATTTATAACAAACAACAGAAAATCTCCCAGCAAGAGAAACCAGGAGAGGCAAGACAGTGGGAAGGACAGGATGAGACATGCTTGACATCTGTACAAGAACCGGGAGAATGTAAGAGGCGGTACCTGATCTTTTTCCCACAGGAGACTGAATCTGTTGTTGTTTATTGACTCTCGGATGAAATGCAACCCGTAGTCTTCGATCCGGAAGTTTAGATCACCAAACCAGAAAAGAATGCTGCAGAGATGGGAAGAGATTGAAAGGAACAGGGAAAATCGGATGGCTGGCATGGCACAGGGACGAACGATGATGTCATGGCGGAGTGGGATTTAGACCCCAAAGCTGCAGATCTCTTTAATACGCAAGTCCCTGATCAGCAGAATTGCTTTGAGTTGCACTGTTTTATTCAATGCCCAATATCATCACAGGAAGCAGCACTGAGAATCAATGATGGCACATTTAACTAAACAATCAGGCTGAACACTTGGGGGGGGATACAACTTACAGGGACAGAGGCACAGACCCCTCTGTCCCAACCCAAACAAGGTGCTTCAGAGCAGAACTGAAGACCTATATTCATCAGCTTACACTCAATCCCTTGTAAATCAAAAATAGTGATGTGAAGGGGgttaaatgaatgaatgtattAAATATAGAATAATGCCAACCACTCTTgaatgaaaggggaggggggatgcaatTCATAAGATTTTTCTCTtctattcctcctccccccaggacttttTTCACTTTTTTCTAATCACAGGAAGATTAGAAATTTTGGAGACCACTAAAAACgccatgcatttttttaaaacatgagcaataggctttttaaacaaaaattttaCTTTTTCAGAATGTAGACTACAGTGATATTCATGGAAAATAATCTACAACATGATATAACGACAAGCAGGGACTATTTCCTCCCTCTTGCAGCCACAGGGTCccttttccctgctttcttctccaccCTCTGTCCACTCAACCCACCTTCATCAACCCTTCTCTAAGACTTTTGCATCTCTGCCAatccctctttttcttctctcacaCTCACATACATACATTTTTTGTTCTCGCCTCTCAGCTCTATCTccatctttctcctttccttacctccttccttccctcccatcctCTGTGTCtcaatatccaaattatgccatattatgctatattgctaaaacagctaatcagtcccttggagttcagttgtagttcacaaaaacactggagaaataaaactattcatgttagtaattaatggcagacactttcccagttgtgaaaagaaataattaaaagaggctaaaaataattaaaagaagcATCCCGGCAAGTGAATTATCATATGACATAATACAGATactatgacagtttactaatttgccgctAGTTtatccttttctatatatctgcactcccatgatccttgttccattttgtctgaggaagtgggcctgcacacgaaatctcacgccttgaataaatcttttttggtcttaaaggtgttattggactcaatttctgtggtgctacttcagaccaacacggcgagaTGATTCTTGCTGTTAAAAAGTATAAGCAATTATTACATATATCTCAGTCCCCACCCCCCTGGGAACACATCTGGAAAAATTAactcttcctttcccttcataTGTTCAGAAGTGTTACATCTCCATTTTACAATGTTATCTTCATctatgcctttctccccagtgaaaaCCCAAGGAGTTCACTTTGTTCTCCTCGCCTCCCTCTAGACAATAAACTGCAGTGCAGCCCTG contains:
- the INPP5K gene encoding inositol polyphosphate 5-phosphatase K isoform X3, which codes for MYIVGLQEVNSKIVNFLSDLAFDDPWSIFFETILSPLSYIKVSSIRMQGLLLLIFAKHAHVPFIRNIQSQFTRTGMYGYWGNKGAVSIRMSLYGHMVCFVNCHLPAHMENAEQRLDDFEHILEMQQFEGEKVPGVLDHDILFWFGDLNFRIEDYGLHFIRESINNNRFSLLWEKDQLNMAKKKETFLQEFREGPLQFKPTYKFDLYSNEYDTRAQKMLLWFNGKKRKPAWTDRILWRVKSLLPYASEAGEVPEKQAISVSLHSYASHMSYSISDHKPVTGTFGLELKPLVSIPLVTLHPVGDWSPDQDAVVSYSALPEFQHSAWDWIGLYKVTFRHANDYVVYAWVQDNEISSREDAKQVYLSTEGLPREGGQFLLGYYSHAMQSIVGLSQHFQIQPSRTVAEKDLAWDGEALQYGAAE
- the INPP5K gene encoding inositol polyphosphate 5-phosphatase K isoform X1 translates to MRPPRLVRFLGWAESAPQPIPRRAFSASLWLAGRVTCAECLTGRGDSQRRQLVFRSSASGPAMEPEGGAAAAGRRRLRLHLVTWNVGTASPPPDVTSLLQLNLQGLAVDMYIVGLQEVNSKIVNFLSDLAFDDPWSIFFETILSPLSYIKVSSIRMQGLLLLIFAKHAHVPFIRNIQSQFTRTGMYGYWGNKGAVSIRMSLYGHMVCFVNCHLPAHMENAEQRLDDFEHILEMQQFEGEKVPGVLDHDILFWFGDLNFRIEDYGLHFIRESINNNRFSLLWEKDQLNMAKKKETFLQEFREGPLQFKPTYKFDLYSNEYDTRAQKMLLWFNGKKRKPAWTDRILWRVKSLLPYASEAGEVPEKQAISVSLHSYASHMSYSISDHKPVTGTFGLELKPLVSIPLVTLHPVGDWSPDQDAVVSYSALPEFQHSAWDWIGLYKVTFRHANDYVVYAWVQDNEISSREDAKQVYLSTEGLPREGGQFLLGYYSHAMQSIVGLSQHFQIQPSRTVAEKDLAWDGEALQYGAAE
- the INPP5K gene encoding inositol polyphosphate 5-phosphatase K isoform X2, encoding MRPPRLVRFLGWAESAPQPIPRRAFSASLWLAGRVTCAECLTGRGDSQRRQLVFRSSASGPAMEPEGGAAAAGRRRLRLHLVTWNVGTASPPPDVTSLLQLNLQGLAVDMYIVGLQEVNSKIVNFLSDLAFDDPWSIFFETILSPLSYIKVSSIRMQGLLLLIFAKHAHVPFIRNIQSQFTRTGMYGYWGNKGAVSIRMSLYGHMVCFVNCHLPAHMENAEQRLDDFEHILEMQQFEGEKVPGVLDHDILFWFGDLNFRIEDYGLHFIRESINNNRFSLLWEKDQLNMAKKKETFLQEFREGPLQFKPTYKFDLYSNEYDTSGKKRKPAWTDRILWRVKSLLPYASEAGEVPEKQAISVSLHSYASHMSYSISDHKPVTGTFGLELKPLVSIPLVTLHPVGDWSPDQDAVVSYSALPEFQHSAWDWIGLYKVTFRHANDYVVYAWVQDNEISSREDAKQVYLSTEGLPREGGQFLLGYYSHAMQSIVGLSQHFQIQPSRTVAEKDLAWDGEALQYGAAE